In the genome of Desulfovibrio desulfuricans, one region contains:
- the ppk1 gene encoding polyphosphate kinase 1 yields MKPSAIMNNRELSWLSFNERILQEARDHSTPLVQRLRFLGIFSSNQDEFIKVRVASLVRLTRSKSRIKPLLMGGLTPDEALQRVNDKAAAAQRAFRETYEEVLDALEHEGIRVRDETQLSEGQDAFCRGYFGDVVYPQLVPLILNKSARLPFLQDSQIYHAVKMESTAAPGKCRYAVLRIPVNAACPRFVKMPSSPGCHDIIFVDDIIRLCLNNIFFMFNYDRITAYTFKVMRDAELSLDDDVSKSLIEKMEEGLEHRLRGRPVRLIYDRAMPEDLLFLLASKLNLKPGELDPGARYHMMRSLMNFPRVRPDLENAVMPALQHPDIKPFSSILKVVRTKDILLHFPYHTFNHVVEFLCEAAIDPKVTDISITLYRTADHSRIINALINAAQNGKNVTACVELMARFDEERNVKSIDMLHQGGVRVIHGLKDLKVHSKLILVERADGGKKAGYVYIGTGNFNEDTARLYSDMGLLTANPGCAEDARTIFNFLNASHKPVSCRELVAAPQCMRSFFTHCIEREIRNARAGKKAFIHAKLNSLTDESMIRLLYRASKAGVDIRLIVRSACCLNPQVQGLSENIRAISIVDKFLEHARIMLFCNGGNELAYISSADWMPRNLDRRLEVAAPIHCPAIRQTLRDIFDIQWADNVKARILDGSGANRYSKGESAVPCRSQTVLHDYYSRKALQGIQAQAAAEPKPKPVKRKRPSAPKALPKAQAQAAQVAEP; encoded by the coding sequence ATGAAGCCTTCGGCTATTATGAATAACAGGGAACTGAGCTGGCTCAGCTTCAACGAGCGCATCTTGCAGGAAGCCCGCGACCATTCCACCCCGCTCGTCCAGCGGCTGCGCTTTCTCGGTATTTTTTCCAGCAATCAGGATGAGTTCATCAAGGTTCGCGTGGCTTCGCTGGTGCGCCTTACCCGCTCAAAAAGCAGAATCAAGCCGCTGCTCATGGGCGGCCTGACGCCGGACGAGGCGCTGCAGCGCGTCAACGACAAGGCCGCCGCCGCGCAGAGGGCCTTTCGCGAAACCTACGAGGAAGTGCTGGACGCCCTGGAGCACGAGGGCATACGCGTGCGCGACGAAACCCAGCTCAGCGAGGGGCAGGATGCGTTTTGCCGGGGGTATTTCGGCGATGTGGTCTACCCGCAGCTTGTGCCGCTGATTCTCAACAAATCCGCCAGACTGCCTTTTTTGCAGGACAGCCAGATATACCATGCCGTCAAGATGGAATCCACCGCCGCGCCCGGCAAATGCCGCTACGCCGTGCTGCGCATCCCCGTCAACGCGGCCTGCCCGCGCTTTGTAAAAATGCCCTCGTCGCCCGGCTGTCACGACATCATTTTTGTGGACGACATTATCAGGCTGTGCCTGAACAACATTTTTTTCATGTTCAATTACGACCGCATAACGGCCTATACCTTCAAGGTCATGCGCGACGCGGAGCTGAGCCTCGACGACGACGTGTCCAAAAGCCTGATCGAAAAAATGGAAGAAGGCCTGGAGCACCGCCTGCGCGGCCGCCCTGTGCGCCTCATCTACGACAGGGCCATGCCCGAGGATCTGCTGTTTTTGCTTGCCTCAAAGCTCAACCTCAAACCGGGCGAGCTTGACCCCGGCGCGCGCTACCACATGATGCGCAGCCTCATGAATTTTCCACGCGTGCGTCCCGACCTCGAAAACGCCGTCATGCCCGCCCTGCAGCACCCGGACATCAAGCCTTTTTCCAGCATACTCAAGGTCGTGCGCACCAAGGATATTTTGCTGCACTTTCCCTACCACACCTTCAACCACGTGGTGGAATTTTTGTGCGAGGCGGCCATCGACCCCAAGGTTACGGATATTTCCATAACCCTGTATCGCACGGCTGACCACTCGCGCATCATCAACGCCCTGATCAACGCCGCGCAAAACGGCAAAAACGTCACCGCCTGCGTAGAGCTGATGGCCCGTTTTGACGAGGAGCGCAACGTCAAAAGCATCGACATGCTGCACCAGGGCGGCGTGCGCGTTATCCACGGGCTCAAGGACCTCAAGGTGCACAGCAAGCTGATACTCGTGGAGCGGGCCGACGGCGGCAAAAAAGCGGGCTACGTCTACATAGGAACCGGCAACTTTAACGAGGACACCGCCAGACTTTACAGCGACATGGGGCTGCTGACCGCAAACCCCGGTTGCGCCGAAGACGCGCGCACCATTTTCAATTTTCTCAATGCCTCGCACAAGCCTGTTTCGTGCCGCGAGCTGGTGGCTGCGCCCCAGTGCATGCGGTCCTTTTTTACCCACTGCATCGAGCGTGAGATACGCAACGCCCGCGCGGGCAAAAAGGCCTTTATCCACGCCAAGCTCAACAGCCTGACCGACGAATCCATGATCCGGCTGCTCTACCGGGCCAGCAAGGCCGGGGTGGACATACGGCTTATCGTGCGCAGCGCCTGCTGCCTCAACCCGCAGGTGCAGGGGCTCAGCGAAAATATCCGCGCCATCAGCATTGTGGATAAATTTCTTGAGCATGCGCGCATCATGCTGTTTTGCAACGGCGGCAACGAGCTGGCCTATATTTCAAGCGCCGACTGGATGCCCCGCAACCTCGACCGCAGGCTTGAGGTGGCCGCTCCCATCCATTGTCCGGCCATACGGCAGACCCTGCGGGATATTTTTGACATCCAGTGGGCCGACAACGTCAAGGCCCGCATACTCGACGGTTCGGGCGCCAACAGGTACAGCAAGGGCGAATCTGCGGTTCCCTGCCGCTCGCAGACAGTGCTGCACGACTACTACAGCCGCAAGGCTTTGCAGGGCATACAGGCCCAGGCGGCAGCCGAGCCAAAGCCCAAGCCGGTCAAAAGAAAGCGCCCCTCGGCCCCCAAAGCCCTGCCGAAGGCGCAGGCCCAGGCGGCGCAGGTTGCGGAACCGTAG
- a CDS encoding alpha-2-macroglobulin family protein: MPSTQLRFLLTVLAVFLYAAPAMAGPAYRVAAPSSPQEDNWLRREGFSITFQVDEARCKKEYGADWSRQCASAPAGEEGRVVEGVRMTPPVAGVWRWMDDATMEFTPKERLAPDTRYAISLEKMALPGRFSLKRQAVYATQPQAVRVGKETFWIDPSPKGAHAVSVPLRFLWPVAAQDMDGRISIAPSDPKSGLALGEPRLVWNERRDEVVVTAPVTALPENNAAARISIKGLPAFTEASGKCVVAAPKKDAKAPQNVEAMFSITGRARLMDVVKITISPVYDDKLDKKFQLEVKTSLRVLPTELLRKLELIQLPRKLTAEAGKDADWSKMPAVSAEDVKNGTRLKPELMQAADEPADRLLLRIPAESGRGLLAAVDKGLPSTAGPQTAQVRRFIMTVPSLGREVDFLQPGNVLTLSGQKKLDIYATGLTSVVWRAERVRDPFLALAARESGFQTPPTDMDVMSDAVEGRLEVRKEQPGTSAFPVLDLAPLLRGGKEPMHGLMRMELTGYDGDKSVAYASRMLLITDMGLTVKTAGDGARTVFVQHLGTGKPVQGAEVRLLGANGLPLQSAVTNAQGRADLPPANGLEREKRPVAVVALAPAAGKTAEAGKDAAPQDLAWLSLDDAARMVDYSNFAISGRHTSADGLSSSVFSQRGIYLPGETLHFGCIVRRFDWQPMPAGLPLEAVLVSPTGAEVMRRAFTVGDDGLNSFDWSCPVDAPVGSYQLDVRLPGGNARSGASPVLGNARVRVEEFQPDTLALAASFSPAAPKGWIRTGQDAPAVVAQARLDNLYGEPAGNHRVQATLRTEKSRLHFAGFEDYTFYEPAGFEGEGQSQDLPAAFTDSKGIASFALPLGRLQAGTLRGAVQIEGFEPAGGRAVTRQLDALFSPLTMALGYKPEGEVNNLDYIPQNARASLHLLVLNNDLAPVTLSTAEAVFSARRYVNSLVTDSRGEYRYDATPVDTELARTSLDLGAQGLSLPLPTTDAGDFLLTVRQPDGAVLAIIPYTVAGNRLAQPSALSAESLARGDLRLKLEKQQYAPGETIKMRLSTPYAGAGLITIERENVLTQAWFTAQAGESVQEIRIPDDFQGRGYVNVSYARSLDSDVIYMKPHVVAVAPFMSGMDQRDMGLALTAPARALPGDAVTVRLTSRVPGRALIFAVDEGVLQLTGFTTPDPLRDLLGDRALDVETMQIFDLLMPDHARLRGRIPGFGGDMSGPGGRFLNPFKRRGEPPFALWQEIVPVDANGTEVRFTVPQYASGKIRIMAVGSTVPKQGNAQAGRTEASMEVRGTLILKPLLPLAAAPGDEFDGALVVANTVEGSGPGTRIRVSMESASGGLAFVQQPAPQTVAVDENGEATVNFRMRAQDTLGEAAVRFTASLEEPKDVKTGAVKPGADKPVVRTQTVSIRPPVPWLRTETVTPLRGPATVDVQRTLYPYEAKGQASAGAMPVLALRSLLARLNTYPYGCTEQLISRAMPYAALLGAPEARHEVLRNPNLSPETLLKQGNAVVSAALSAIMGNFTQYEGVSLWPGSTANDFVTAYAADFLLTLRDSGTVTPEGLSQHLLDTLESMVGRSPTDIADARVKLYAAWILQRDGRIMTQDLERLEQWLKDNTRGWETDIAAAFLADSFDMLRLRRRAEQRMPATIARCDDSFMSNGAARALHALMVVRHFPEKKKQLRMDDLLDSAFSTDATTVDMGLAARTLLAMGDAAAVKTDSLRLTCQQYAQGFTPAEAPAQPLGGALVLDAPGCTRYRVEMPQGEPLLSLLTTTEGFDRTPMSESASGISLQRRYVDSRGEAVTTAKLGDVITVELAVQAASEISNVVLVDLLPGGFEPVLEKTGQSQPQDGLVRYERREDRGIFFVDLNGDRQTFTYKVRAASRGRFALPAATAEAMYNPAVNARTGGGNVSVE, from the coding sequence ATGCCGTCTACGCAACTGCGCTTCCTGCTTACCGTTCTGGCTGTTTTTCTGTACGCGGCCCCCGCCATGGCCGGGCCAGCCTACAGGGTGGCTGCGCCCAGCTCGCCCCAGGAAGACAACTGGCTGCGCCGCGAGGGGTTTTCCATAACCTTTCAGGTGGATGAAGCCCGCTGCAAAAAGGAATACGGCGCGGACTGGTCGCGCCAGTGCGCCTCCGCCCCTGCCGGGGAGGAGGGCCGCGTGGTGGAAGGCGTGCGCATGACCCCGCCGGTGGCTGGCGTATGGCGCTGGATGGACGATGCTACCATGGAGTTTACGCCCAAGGAGCGCCTCGCTCCTGACACGCGTTACGCCATCTCGCTCGAAAAAATGGCCCTGCCGGGGCGTTTTTCGCTCAAGCGGCAGGCGGTGTACGCCACGCAGCCCCAGGCAGTACGCGTGGGCAAAGAGACATTTTGGATCGACCCCTCGCCCAAGGGCGCGCACGCCGTATCAGTGCCCTTGCGCTTTCTCTGGCCGGTGGCCGCGCAAGACATGGATGGCCGCATATCCATTGCCCCCAGCGACCCCAAGAGCGGGCTGGCTCTGGGCGAGCCCCGTCTGGTGTGGAACGAGCGCCGCGACGAGGTGGTGGTTACCGCACCCGTTACGGCCCTGCCGGAAAACAACGCCGCAGCGCGCATCAGCATCAAGGGCCTGCCCGCCTTTACCGAAGCTTCGGGCAAGTGCGTGGTTGCCGCGCCCAAAAAGGACGCCAAAGCTCCGCAGAATGTGGAAGCCATGTTTTCCATCACTGGCCGCGCCCGCCTGATGGATGTGGTCAAAATCACCATCAGCCCCGTGTACGACGACAAGCTGGACAAAAAATTTCAGCTGGAGGTCAAGACATCCCTGCGTGTGCTGCCCACCGAACTGCTGCGCAAGCTTGAACTTATCCAGTTGCCCCGCAAGCTCACCGCCGAGGCGGGCAAAGACGCCGACTGGTCCAAGATGCCCGCCGTCAGCGCCGAGGATGTCAAAAACGGCACGCGCCTCAAGCCGGAGCTTATGCAGGCCGCCGACGAACCAGCCGACCGGCTTCTGCTGCGCATCCCCGCCGAGTCTGGCCGGGGTCTGCTGGCCGCCGTGGACAAGGGCCTGCCCTCCACCGCCGGGCCGCAGACGGCGCAGGTACGCCGTTTTATCATGACCGTGCCCTCGCTGGGCAGGGAAGTGGACTTTTTGCAGCCCGGCAACGTGCTGACCCTGAGCGGGCAAAAAAAACTGGATATTTACGCCACCGGCCTCACATCCGTGGTCTGGCGGGCCGAACGCGTACGCGATCCTTTTCTTGCCCTCGCGGCCAGGGAATCTGGCTTTCAAACGCCTCCCACAGACATGGACGTCATGAGCGACGCTGTGGAGGGCCGACTGGAGGTACGCAAGGAGCAGCCCGGCACGTCGGCCTTTCCCGTGCTGGATCTGGCCCCGCTGCTGCGCGGCGGCAAGGAGCCCATGCACGGCCTCATGCGTATGGAGCTGACCGGCTACGACGGAGACAAATCCGTTGCCTATGCCTCGCGCATGCTGCTGATTACAGATATGGGCCTGACCGTTAAAACGGCCGGCGACGGCGCGCGCACGGTTTTTGTGCAGCACCTTGGCACGGGCAAGCCCGTACAGGGCGCCGAGGTGCGCCTGCTGGGCGCAAACGGCCTGCCGCTGCAAAGCGCCGTCACCAACGCCCAGGGCCGCGCCGATCTGCCGCCCGCCAACGGCCTTGAACGCGAAAAACGCCCCGTGGCCGTGGTGGCCCTGGCCCCCGCCGCAGGTAAAACCGCCGAGGCTGGCAAGGATGCAGCCCCGCAGGATCTGGCGTGGCTTTCGCTCGACGACGCCGCCCGCATGGTGGATTACAGCAACTTTGCCATTTCTGGCCGCCACACCTCAGCCGACGGCCTCAGCTCCTCGGTTTTCAGCCAGCGCGGCATCTATCTGCCGGGCGAAACCCTGCACTTTGGCTGCATTGTACGGCGCTTTGACTGGCAGCCCATGCCCGCCGGTCTGCCGCTTGAGGCCGTGCTGGTCAGCCCCACCGGCGCGGAGGTCATGCGCCGGGCCTTCACCGTGGGCGACGACGGGCTCAATTCCTTTGACTGGTCTTGCCCTGTCGACGCGCCCGTAGGTTCATACCAGCTTGACGTGCGCCTGCCCGGCGGCAACGCCCGCTCCGGCGCTTCGCCCGTGCTGGGCAACGCCCGCGTGCGCGTGGAGGAATTTCAGCCCGATACGCTGGCCCTCGCGGCCTCCTTCAGCCCCGCCGCACCCAAGGGCTGGATACGCACAGGGCAGGACGCCCCGGCTGTGGTGGCCCAGGCGCGGCTCGACAACCTGTATGGCGAACCGGCAGGCAACCACCGCGTGCAGGCGACCCTGCGCACGGAAAAAAGCCGCCTGCACTTTGCGGGATTTGAAGACTACACTTTTTACGAACCTGCGGGATTTGAGGGCGAAGGCCAGTCGCAGGACCTGCCCGCCGCCTTTACCGACAGCAAGGGCATAGCCTCGTTTGCGCTGCCGCTGGGCAGGCTGCAGGCAGGCACGCTGCGCGGGGCCGTGCAGATCGAAGGCTTTGAACCCGCGGGCGGCAGAGCCGTGACGCGCCAGCTTGACGCGCTGTTTTCGCCGCTGACGATGGCCCTTGGCTACAAGCCCGAGGGCGAGGTCAACAACCTCGACTACATCCCGCAAAACGCCAGGGCATCGTTGCACCTGCTGGTGCTGAACAACGACCTTGCGCCCGTCACGCTGTCCACGGCCGAAGCCGTGTTCTCCGCCCGGCGCTACGTCAACAGCCTGGTCACCGACTCGCGCGGCGAATACCGCTACGACGCCACGCCCGTGGATACGGAGCTGGCCCGCACAAGCCTTGATCTTGGCGCGCAGGGTCTCTCCCTGCCGCTGCCCACGACCGACGCCGGTGATTTTCTGCTTACCGTGCGGCAGCCCGACGGAGCCGTGCTGGCGATTATTCCCTATACCGTGGCGGGCAACCGGCTGGCCCAGCCTTCGGCTCTCTCCGCCGAATCGCTGGCCAGGGGCGATCTGCGCCTCAAGCTTGAAAAACAGCAGTACGCCCCCGGCGAAACCATCAAGATGCGCCTTTCCACCCCCTATGCGGGCGCGGGCCTCATCACCATCGAGCGCGAGAACGTCCTGACGCAGGCATGGTTTACGGCCCAGGCAGGCGAAAGCGTGCAGGAGATACGCATTCCCGACGATTTTCAGGGGCGCGGCTACGTCAACGTGTCATACGCCCGCTCGCTGGATTCGGACGTTATTTACATGAAACCCCATGTGGTGGCCGTGGCCCCGTTCATGTCGGGCATGGACCAGCGCGACATGGGCCTTGCCCTTACCGCGCCAGCCCGCGCCCTGCCGGGCGATGCCGTCACGGTGCGCCTGACCTCCCGCGTACCGGGGCGGGCGCTGATCTTTGCCGTGGACGAAGGCGTGCTGCAGCTCACCGGCTTTACCACTCCAGATCCGCTGCGCGACCTGCTGGGCGACAGGGCGCTGGATGTGGAAACCATGCAGATCTTTGACCTGCTCATGCCCGACCATGCTCGCCTGCGGGGCCGTATCCCCGGTTTTGGCGGCGACATGTCCGGCCCCGGCGGGCGCTTTCTCAACCCCTTCAAACGCCGGGGCGAGCCGCCCTTTGCCCTGTGGCAGGAAATCGTGCCCGTGGACGCCAACGGGACGGAAGTACGCTTTACCGTACCGCAATACGCCAGCGGCAAAATACGCATCATGGCCGTGGGCAGCACGGTTCCCAAACAGGGTAATGCCCAGGCTGGCAGAACCGAAGCATCCATGGAAGTGCGCGGCACGCTTATTCTCAAACCTCTGCTGCCCCTGGCCGCAGCCCCCGGCGACGAATTTGACGGGGCGCTGGTGGTGGCCAATACGGTGGAGGGCAGCGGCCCCGGCACGCGCATACGCGTGAGTATGGAGAGCGCCTCCGGCGGGCTGGCCTTTGTGCAGCAGCCCGCCCCGCAAACCGTCGCTGTGGACGAAAACGGCGAGGCGACCGTCAACTTCCGCATGCGGGCGCAGGATACGCTGGGCGAGGCTGCGGTGCGCTTTACCGCTAGCCTTGAAGAACCCAAGGATGTCAAGACCGGGGCGGTAAAACCCGGCGCGGACAAACCTGTCGTCCGCACCCAGACGGTTTCCATCCGTCCGCCAGTACCCTGGCTGCGCACAGAGACCGTCACCCCCCTGCGCGGGCCCGCGACCGTGGACGTGCAGCGCACGCTGTACCCCTACGAAGCCAAGGGTCAGGCCAGCGCGGGGGCCATGCCCGTGCTTGCCCTGCGCTCGCTGCTTGCCCGCCTCAACACATATCCTTACGGCTGCACAGAGCAGCTCATCAGCCGCGCCATGCCCTATGCGGCCCTGCTGGGCGCGCCCGAGGCGCGGCACGAGGTGCTGCGCAACCCCAACCTCAGCCCCGAGACCCTGCTCAAGCAGGGCAACGCGGTTGTCAGCGCCGCGCTCTCGGCCATCATGGGCAACTTTACCCAATACGAAGGGGTAAGCCTGTGGCCCGGCAGCACGGCCAACGACTTTGTCACCGCCTACGCGGCTGACTTTTTGCTCACCCTGCGCGACAGCGGAACCGTCACGCCCGAGGGCCTCTCGCAGCATCTGCTTGATACGCTCGAATCCATGGTGGGCCGCTCGCCAACCGACATAGCCGACGCCCGCGTCAAACTGTACGCGGCGTGGATTCTGCAACGCGATGGCCGCATCATGACCCAGGACCTGGAGCGCCTCGAGCAATGGCTCAAGGACAATACCCGTGGGTGGGAAACCGACATAGCCGCGGCCTTTCTTGCCGACAGCTTTGACATGCTGCGCCTGCGCCGCCGGGCCGAGCAGCGTATGCCCGCAACCATTGCCCGCTGCGACGACAGCTTCATGAGCAACGGCGCCGCCAGGGCGCTGCATGCTCTCATGGTGGTGCGGCACTTCCCCGAAAAGAAAAAACAGTTGCGTATGGACGACCTGCTCGACAGCGCCTTCAGCACCGATGCCACCACTGTGGACATGGGCCTTGCAGCCAGAACCCTGCTGGCCATGGGGGATGCCGCCGCCGTCAAGACAGACAGCCTGCGGCTGACCTGCCAGCAATATGCGCAGGGCTTTACCCCGGCGGAGGCCCCGGCCCAGCCCCTTGGCGGCGCACTGGTGCTGGATGCGCCGGGTTGCACCCGCTACCGGGTGGAAATGCCGCAGGGCGAGCCCCTGCTCAGTCTGCTGACCACAACCGAGGGGTTTGACCGTACGCCCATGAGCGAATCCGCCAGCGGCATCAGTCTGCAGCGGCGTTACGTTGATTCCAGGGGCGAAGCCGTGACCACGGCAAAACTCGGCGACGTGATCACGGTTGAGCTGGCCGTGCAGGCGGCCAGCGAGATCAGCAACGTGGTGCTGGTGGATCTGCTGCCCGGCGGCTTTGAGCCTGTGCTGGAAAAGACCGGCCAGAGCCAGCCGCAGGATGGATTGGTGCGCTACGAACGCCGCGAGGACAGGGGCATCTTCTTTGTGGACCTGAACGGCGACCGCCAAACCTTTACCTACAAGGTGCGGGCGGCCTCGCGCGGGCGCTTTGCGCTGCCCGCCGCCACGGCGGAGGCCATGTACAACCCGGCAGTCAACGCCCGCACGGGCGGCGGAAATGTCTCGGTCGAATAG
- the pbpC gene encoding penicillin-binding protein 1C, with amino-acid sequence MLAIHAVCAALRRRRRVAAAVGLAALPLAALLVWLALAPCPHPLEGVPFSRMVLDKRGGIMRVSLAADQKYRIRTRLADIPPAAVDTVLRYEDRYFWHHPGINPLSLFRAAAGIVAGGRRMGGSTITMQVARLSAGLETGRMRAKLQQMLLALQLEWHYSKQEILEAYFNLAPYGGNVEGLGAAAVCYFHKTAAQLAPAESAALMLVPQNPARRRPAPDNKAFTQAVHRLNETWFGKKESAPLRVYSPQDMPFVAPHLSTELLQRPGVDTLRTTLDTTAQRRMERQLARFAARHSAYGLTNCAALLLHWPSMEVRALAGSADFFNRAIEGQVDGTRARRSPGSTLKPMIYALALEQGLIHPQTLLADTPHSFAGYDPENYDGAFRGPLSAAEALRASRNVPAITLTARLTRPTLYEFLRRAGVEFADGADHYGLSLVLGGAEVSMRELAGLYAMLANKGVWRPLRFLADEAPSAPALPLLTPEAAFVTLSMLEAQDPDRMARSQGGVVLPVRLKTGTSNGFRDAWAVGQFGPYVLAVWVGNFNNAANPLLVGGMVAAPLFMDMARELTAAEPMTDPFRDPAPGLNVEKMRVCAATGDLDTSLCPETTLAWFIPGVSPVAPSGVFRPILIDKASGLRACIPQEGRTEQRIWEFWPSDLARMFARAGMPKPPPPPFEEQCRREQKVAGQPPAIIQPKSGLIYRRTAEAQNDSMVFMAHAEAGVRELYWFANDSYVGSTAPGEPLLWQTGLGDVTVRVVDDAGRAARRSIRVRPAP; translated from the coding sequence TTGCTTGCAATTCATGCCGTCTGCGCCGCCCTGCGGCGCAGACGGCGCGTTGCTGCCGCTGTTGGCCTTGCGGCCCTGCCGCTGGCGGCGCTGCTCGTCTGGCTGGCTCTTGCCCCTTGCCCCCATCCGCTGGAAGGCGTGCCCTTTTCGCGCATGGTGCTGGACAAACGCGGCGGCATCATGCGCGTGAGCCTTGCCGCCGACCAAAAATACCGCATCCGCACCCGTCTTGCCGATATTCCCCCGGCTGCGGTGGACACCGTGCTGCGGTACGAAGACAGGTACTTCTGGCATCACCCCGGCATCAACCCCCTTTCGCTCTTCCGGGCCGCAGCCGGTATTGTCGCGGGCGGCCGCCGCATGGGCGGCTCGACCATCACCATGCAGGTGGCGCGGCTCTCCGCCGGGCTTGAAACCGGCAGGATGCGGGCCAAACTGCAACAGATGCTGCTGGCCCTGCAACTTGAATGGCACTACAGCAAGCAAGAAATTCTCGAAGCCTACTTCAACCTGGCCCCCTACGGCGGCAATGTGGAAGGGCTGGGCGCGGCGGCGGTGTGCTATTTTCACAAAACCGCCGCCCAGCTGGCCCCGGCGGAGAGTGCCGCCCTCATGCTTGTGCCGCAAAACCCTGCCCGGCGCAGGCCCGCCCCCGACAACAAGGCCTTTACCCAGGCCGTGCACAGGCTCAACGAAACATGGTTTGGCAAAAAGGAATCTGCCCCCCTGCGCGTTTACAGCCCGCAGGACATGCCCTTTGTCGCGCCCCATCTCAGCACCGAACTTTTGCAGCGCCCCGGCGTGGACACCCTGCGCACGACCCTCGACACAACCGCCCAACGCCGCATGGAGCGCCAGCTGGCGCGCTTTGCCGCCCGCCACAGCGCCTACGGGCTCACCAACTGCGCCGCCCTGCTGCTGCACTGGCCCAGCATGGAGGTGCGCGCGTTGGCAGGGTCCGCCGACTTTTTTAACCGCGCCATCGAAGGCCAGGTTGACGGCACGCGGGCGCGCCGGTCGCCCGGCTCAACCCTCAAGCCCATGATCTACGCCCTCGCGCTGGAGCAGGGCCTCATCCATCCCCAAACCCTGCTGGCCGACACGCCGCACAGTTTTGCCGGCTATGATCCGGAAAACTACGACGGCGCATTTCGCGGCCCGCTTTCCGCCGCTGAAGCCCTGCGCGCCAGCCGCAACGTACCCGCCATAACGCTGACGGCCAGGCTTACCCGGCCCACGCTCTACGAATTTTTGCGCCGCGCCGGGGTGGAATTTGCCGACGGCGCCGACCACTACGGGCTGTCTCTGGTGCTTGGAGGGGCTGAGGTAAGCATGCGCGAACTGGCGGGCCTGTACGCCATGCTGGCCAACAAGGGAGTGTGGCGGCCCCTGCGCTTTCTTGCCGACGAGGCCCCTTCGGCCCCTGCCCTGCCCCTGCTGACGCCCGAGGCGGCCTTTGTAACGCTGTCCATGCTTGAAGCGCAGGACCCGGACAGGATGGCGCGCTCGCAGGGCGGCGTGGTGCTGCCCGTGCGCCTCAAAACCGGCACGTCCAACGGCTTTCGCGATGCCTGGGCCGTGGGGCAGTTTGGCCCCTACGTGCTGGCCGTATGGGTGGGCAATTTCAACAATGCCGCCAATCCGCTACTGGTGGGCGGCATGGTGGCAGCGCCGCTGTTTATGGATATGGCCCGCGAGCTGACGGCCGCAGAACCCATGACGGATCCCTTCCGCGATCCGGCCCCCGGCCTCAATGTGGAAAAAATGCGCGTGTGCGCCGCAACGGGCGACCTTGATACATCCCTGTGCCCGGAAACCACGCTCGCCTGGTTTATCCCCGGTGTTTCGCCGGTGGCCCCGTCGGGCGTATTTCGGCCCATACTCATCGACAAAGCCAGCGGCCTGCGGGCCTGCATTCCGCAGGAGGGCCGCACGGAGCAGCGCATATGGGAGTTCTGGCCCAGCGATCTGGCCCGCATGTTTGCCCGCGCGGGCATGCCCAAACCGCCCCCGCCGCCCTTTGAAGAGCAGTGCCGGCGTGAGCAGAAGGTTGCAGGCCAGCCGCCCGCCATTATTCAGCCCAAAAGCGGCCTGATCTACCGCCGTACGGCGGAGGCGCAGAACGACAGCATGGTCTTTATGGCCCATGCCGAGGCTGGCGTGCGCGAGCTCTACTGGTTTGCCAATGACAGTTATGTGGGCAGCACCGCGCCGGGCGAGCCGCTGCTGTGGCAGACGGGTCTGGGCGATGTGACGGTACGGGTGGTGGACGACGCGGGACGCGCCGCGCGGCGCAGCATCCGCGTACGGCCCGCGCCCTGA